The following are from one region of the Micromonas commoda chromosome 12, complete sequence genome:
- a CDS encoding type II secretory pathway family (signal recognition particle receptor beta subunit (SR-beta)), with translation MDADTVDAVGQAAEVLVKTSNEFNVPGILLAIGDATGQPVNLVVFALTIATLFAFWVLTRCLGFGGGGGGGSSNTGSSSGDCVLITGACGGGKTAMFQTLRSGEVFLDRTVTSMDVNEARIEVRSEKLGKSKRARLVDLPGHPRLRAKLDRYANGAKAIIFVVDAVDFTSQRRAVAEHLFEILSHPVVQKRRCPIMIACNKSEKITAHPADFVRKRLEKEIEALRTTRGTLEDTGGGESVTGSVGLDGAEFAFEHQRSNKVEAAGCAVAGNDLESVREFIVRRG, from the coding sequence ATGGACGCCGATAccgtggacgccgtcggccaGGCGGCCGAGGTGCTCGTCAAGACCAGCAACGAGTTTAACGTGCCGGGCATACTGCTCgcgatcggcgacgcgaccggccAGCCCGTTAACCTCGTCGTGTTCGCCCTGACGATCGCGACCCTGTTTGCGTTCTGGGTGCTGACGAGGTgcctcggcttcggcggcggcggcggcggcgggtcgtcgaACACGGGATCCTCGTCGGGGGATTGCGTGCTGATCACGGGCGCGTGCGGTGGGGGCAAGACGGCGATGTTCCAGACCCTCCGATCCGGCGAGGTCTTCCTCGACAGGACGGTCACCAGCATGGACGTCAACGAGGCGCGGATCGAGGTCAGATCGGAGAAGCTCGGAAAGTCGAAGAGGGCGAGGCTGGTGGACCTCCCGGGTCACCCAAGGCTCCGCGCTAAGTTGGACAGAtacgcgaacggcgccaaggcgatcatcttcgtcgtcgatgccgtcgaCTTCACCTCCCAGagacgcgcggtcgccgagcaTCTCTTCGAGATCCTGTCGCACCCCGTCGTGCAGAAGCGGCGCTGCCCCATCATGATCGCGTGCAACAAGAGCGAGAAGATCACCGCGCATCCGGCGGATTTCGTCCGGAAGAGGCTCGAGAAAGAGATCGAGGCGctgcgaacgacgcggggcaCGTTGGAGGACACCGGTGGAGGCGAGTCGGTCACGGGCTCCGTCGggctggacggcgcggagttTGCGTTTGAGCACCAGCGATCAAAcaaggtggaggcggcggggtgcgCCGTGGCGGGGAACGACCTGGAGTCGGTGCGCGAGTTCATCGTCCGGCGCGGATGA